A section of the Corynebacterium tuberculostearicum genome encodes:
- a CDS encoding alpha/beta hydrolase family protein: protein MQSVNVKLPSSRGTEMAGTIDFPDSPPIAYAIFAHCFAGSRHTPGAARTAKQLTEFGIATLRFDFPGLGQSAGEFGDTTFSQNVDDIHAAAAWLTENYSAPQLLMGHSLGGAAALKAATTMKSLKAVATIGAPFDPAHSVLHYADKIGEVDANGEVEVILGGRGLIISRKFLEDLADTNPEEYLPKLRKPLMVLHSPIDQTVGIDNAQNIFLLTRYPKSLVSLDKTDHLLTKQGTAARAADLIGAWAEQFIVPDYRPEEVGTDAAVAQPATGTRFGVVVRHNDHSLSADRTKKNGGKGKGFTAEGLIMSALATAATQAIKDAGKKLALDDVHVGITQTGPASFERRIELKGNLSASEESTLRSAAKDTDVERMIGNVTIVDVDAH, encoded by the coding sequence ATGCAATCCGTCAACGTTAAGCTGCCTTCGAGCCGGGGTACCGAGATGGCCGGAACCATCGACTTCCCGGACTCTCCCCCGATCGCCTACGCCATCTTTGCCCATTGCTTCGCCGGCTCCCGCCACACTCCCGGTGCTGCCCGCACCGCGAAGCAGCTCACCGAGTTCGGCATCGCCACTTTGCGTTTCGATTTTCCCGGCCTTGGCCAGTCCGCCGGTGAATTTGGCGATACTACCTTTAGCCAAAACGTTGACGATATCCATGCCGCTGCCGCCTGGCTGACGGAGAATTACTCTGCCCCACAATTGCTCATGGGCCACTCGCTGGGTGGCGCCGCTGCGTTGAAGGCGGCCACTACCATGAAATCTCTTAAGGCTGTAGCCACCATTGGCGCCCCCTTTGATCCTGCCCACTCCGTGCTTCACTATGCGGACAAGATCGGCGAGGTCGACGCCAACGGCGAGGTGGAAGTCATCCTCGGCGGCCGCGGCCTTATCATTTCCCGCAAGTTCCTCGAGGACTTGGCGGATACTAACCCCGAGGAATACCTGCCCAAGCTCCGCAAGCCATTGATGGTATTGCACTCGCCCATTGACCAGACGGTGGGTATTGACAATGCGCAAAATATCTTCCTGCTCACGCGCTACCCCAAGTCCTTGGTTTCTTTGGACAAGACCGATCATCTGCTCACGAAGCAGGGCACGGCAGCCCGCGCTGCGGATCTCATCGGTGCGTGGGCCGAGCAGTTCATCGTTCCTGACTACCGGCCAGAAGAAGTAGGAACCGACGCCGCCGTTGCGCAGCCGGCCACCGGCACCAGATTCGGCGTGGTCGTCCGCCACAATGACCACAGCCTCAGTGCCGACCGCACGAAGAAGAATGGCGGCAAGGGTAAGGGCTTTACCGCCGAGGGTCTTATTATGTCTGCTCTGGCTACGGCCGCGACCCAAGCAATCAAGGATGCCGGCAAGAAGCTTGCGCTTGACGACGTCCACGTGGGCATCACCCAAACCGGCCCCGCCAGCTTTGAGCGCCGCATCGAGCTTAAAGGGAACCTGTCTGCATCAGAAGAATCCACGCTGCGCTCTGCCGCGAAGGACACCGATGTGGAGCGCATGATCGGCAACGTCACCATCGTGGACGTGGACGCGCACTAA
- the secA2 gene encoding accessory Sec system translocase SecA2, translating to MGAFDWFWKAMGSQSERNDKKSKAIVGSADEAARALGQQDDAAVAQAARDAVKGGEIADKAQFLAALAVACERTLGMNPFNVQSQAVLRLLTGDVIQMATGEGKTLVGAMAATGFALTGKRVHVVTVNNYLAARDAEWMRPVVEFFGLNVASVTEGMTPDERRAAYAQDIIYAPVNELGFDLLRDNQITDRSHTVQAAGDVALVDEADSVLVDEALVPLVLAGNRPGEAPTGHITNVVSRLREKLDYSISEDGRTVQLTETGARRVEQELGIDSLYSEENIGTILVKVNLALHAKALLIRDIHYIVADGKLQLIDASRGRVADLQRWPDGLQAAVEAKEGLEVSEGGRILDTITLQELMRRYPLVCGMTGTAVEATDQLRQFYGLHVSVIDRNKPLQRFDEQDRIFATVDDKSAAIVEEIATIHATGQPILVGTQDVAESEDLADALRERGIDVNVLNAKNDEQEAQIVAEAGDIGRVTVSTQMAGRGTDIKLGGANEADHDAVAELGGLAVIGTSRHRTARLDNQLRGRAGRQGDPGLSLFFVSLEDDVVQQGGDGETVRAQPAEDGRIESKRVSDFVAHCQRVTEGQLLEIHAQTWKYNQLLADQRIIIDERRAKLLDTDQAWQELSQRAPERAAELAEVAEEARIKAAREIMLYHLDLAWADHLELMDDVRESIHLRAIARETPIDEYHRIAVREFKDLAQRAVDKSVETFRTVLIDAAGAHLDDAGLARPSATWTYMVSDNPLAGKGNSVLSGIGNIFR from the coding sequence ATGGGCGCGTTCGATTGGTTCTGGAAGGCAATGGGCTCGCAAAGCGAGCGTAACGATAAGAAATCCAAGGCCATCGTGGGTTCAGCCGATGAAGCGGCCAGGGCATTGGGCCAGCAGGACGACGCAGCTGTAGCCCAAGCCGCACGCGATGCCGTAAAAGGCGGCGAGATCGCCGATAAGGCGCAGTTCCTCGCGGCCTTAGCAGTAGCGTGTGAGCGCACCTTGGGCATGAATCCCTTCAACGTGCAATCCCAGGCAGTCCTGCGCCTGCTCACCGGAGACGTCATCCAAATGGCAACCGGCGAAGGCAAGACTTTGGTGGGCGCCATGGCGGCTACAGGTTTCGCGTTGACTGGCAAACGCGTCCACGTTGTCACCGTCAATAACTATCTCGCCGCCCGCGACGCCGAATGGATGCGCCCTGTCGTGGAGTTCTTTGGCTTAAACGTTGCCTCGGTAACAGAGGGCATGACACCGGACGAGCGCCGCGCTGCCTACGCGCAGGATATTATCTACGCACCGGTCAACGAACTGGGCTTTGATTTGTTGCGCGATAATCAAATTACCGACCGCTCCCACACGGTGCAGGCCGCTGGCGACGTTGCCCTCGTAGATGAAGCCGATTCCGTCTTGGTGGATGAGGCCCTTGTGCCCCTAGTGCTGGCCGGTAATCGGCCGGGTGAGGCCCCCACCGGGCACATCACCAATGTGGTTTCCCGCCTGCGCGAGAAGCTGGACTACTCCATCTCTGAGGACGGCCGCACCGTTCAGCTGACCGAGACTGGTGCACGCCGCGTGGAGCAGGAATTGGGCATTGATTCGCTCTATTCGGAGGAGAATATCGGCACCATCTTGGTGAAGGTCAACCTCGCCCTGCATGCCAAGGCCCTGCTTATCCGAGACATCCACTACATCGTGGCGGATGGCAAGCTGCAGCTTATCGACGCCTCCAGGGGCCGCGTTGCCGACCTACAACGCTGGCCCGACGGGCTCCAAGCGGCAGTAGAAGCCAAGGAAGGCCTAGAGGTTTCCGAAGGCGGGCGCATCCTCGACACCATCACGCTGCAAGAACTTATGCGGCGTTACCCACTCGTGTGCGGCATGACTGGTACCGCGGTGGAGGCGACCGATCAGCTGCGGCAGTTCTATGGTCTTCATGTATCCGTGATCGACCGCAATAAGCCGCTGCAGCGCTTTGACGAGCAAGACCGCATTTTCGCGACAGTCGATGATAAATCCGCCGCCATCGTGGAGGAAATAGCCACCATTCACGCTACGGGTCAGCCCATCCTCGTGGGCACGCAGGATGTAGCTGAGTCGGAAGATCTGGCGGATGCCTTGCGCGAGCGCGGCATTGACGTCAATGTGCTCAACGCCAAAAATGATGAGCAGGAGGCACAGATCGTCGCCGAGGCCGGCGATATTGGACGCGTCACCGTCTCTACCCAGATGGCCGGACGCGGCACCGATATTAAGTTGGGCGGTGCTAACGAAGCTGACCACGATGCTGTAGCGGAGCTGGGCGGCTTGGCGGTTATCGGTACCTCCCGCCACCGCACCGCCCGCTTGGATAACCAATTGCGCGGCCGTGCAGGCCGGCAAGGTGATCCGGGCCTGTCCCTATTCTTCGTCTCCCTTGAAGACGATGTAGTCCAGCAAGGCGGCGACGGCGAGACAGTGCGTGCCCAACCAGCAGAAGACGGGCGCATTGAATCCAAGCGAGTGAGCGATTTCGTGGCCCACTGCCAGCGCGTGACCGAGGGCCAACTACTCGAAATTCATGCCCAGACCTGGAAGTATAACCAGCTTCTGGCGGATCAGCGCATTATTATTGATGAGCGCCGAGCCAAACTACTGGATACTGATCAAGCCTGGCAGGAACTATCCCAACGCGCTCCAGAGCGCGCAGCAGAGCTAGCAGAGGTTGCAGAGGAAGCTCGCATCAAGGCCGCGCGCGAAATCATGCTCTATCACCTGGACTTGGCCTGGGCCGACCACCTGGAGCTTATGGACGATGTGCGCGAATCGATCCACCTGCGCGCCATCGCACGGGAGACACCAATCGACGAGTACCACCGCATTGCGGTGAGGGAGTTTAAGGACTTGGCTCAGAGGGCCGTCGACAAGTCTGTGGAGACTTTCCGCACAGTGCTTATCGACGCCGCCGGGGCGCACCTCGATGACGCCGGCCTCGCTCGTCCGAGTGCTACATGGACCTACATGGTGTCCGATAACCCCCTTGCGGGCAAGGGAAATTCCGTGCTGAGCGGCATCGGAAACATTTTCCGGTGA
- the odhI gene encoding oxoglutarate dehydrogenase inhibitor Odhl gives MSENTGTPEPQVETTSVFRADLLKEMENGANGNDATAAGTDNLAEGQALLVVKRGPNAGARFLLDQATTTAGRHPEADIFLDDVTVSRRHAEFRKNDDGKFEVVDVGSLNGTYVNREPRNSQVLEVGDEIQIGKFRLVFIANQS, from the coding sequence ATGAGCGAGAACACCGGAACCCCGGAACCACAGGTAGAGACCACATCTGTATTCCGCGCAGACCTGCTCAAGGAGATGGAAAACGGCGCGAATGGCAATGATGCCACCGCTGCCGGCACCGACAACCTGGCGGAAGGTCAGGCCCTCCTCGTGGTAAAGCGCGGCCCGAACGCGGGTGCCCGCTTCTTGCTGGATCAGGCGACTACTACCGCCGGCCGCCACCCCGAGGCAGACATCTTCCTCGATGACGTTACGGTATCCCGTCGCCACGCGGAGTTTCGCAAGAATGATGACGGCAAGTTTGAGGTAGTTGATGTGGGATCCCTGAACGGAACCTACGTTAACCGCGAGCCCCGCAACTCCCAGGTGCTCGAGGTGGGAGACGAAATCCAGATTGGCAAGTTCCGCTTGGTTTTCATCGCCAACCAGAGTTAA
- the ftsR gene encoding transcriptional regulator FtsR, whose protein sequence is MSAADSSAAAVRRTSPKAKKPKTMSIGVVLETLNQQFPDVTVSKIRFLESEGLISPQRTASGYRRFTQEDVDRLRYILTTQRDNYTPLKVIREQLEAMDSGQVTAIVSAGNAETLLSPQQFKAPVVTRLTDVEVATQASASEDDVASLVKYGLIRPDVAGFFNTDDVAIVSAAVALKAFGFGSRELKSLRNNARRQADLISQAAAPVAHSNSDTAHQKAEEISQQMTALVVSLHATLVKSDLRDEYHS, encoded by the coding sequence GTGAGCGCAGCAGATTCTTCGGCAGCAGCAGTACGCCGCACCAGCCCTAAAGCTAAGAAGCCAAAGACCATGTCCATTGGCGTGGTTTTGGAAACGCTGAATCAGCAGTTCCCAGACGTCACGGTGTCTAAGATTCGCTTCCTCGAATCTGAGGGGCTCATCAGTCCACAGCGCACGGCCTCGGGCTACCGCCGCTTCACCCAAGAGGACGTGGACCGATTGCGGTATATCCTCACCACTCAGCGCGATAACTATACGCCGCTGAAGGTTATTCGTGAGCAGCTAGAAGCCATGGATTCCGGCCAGGTGACCGCCATCGTTTCCGCAGGAAATGCGGAAACCCTGCTCTCGCCGCAGCAGTTTAAGGCCCCTGTGGTCACCCGCCTGACCGATGTAGAGGTGGCTACCCAAGCTAGTGCCAGCGAAGATGATGTAGCCTCCTTGGTTAAATATGGCCTCATCCGCCCGGATGTCGCAGGCTTTTTCAATACCGACGACGTAGCCATTGTCTCGGCCGCGGTGGCGCTTAAGGCATTTGGTTTCGGCTCCCGTGAACTCAAGTCCCTGCGCAATAACGCCCGCCGACAGGCAGACCTGATCTCCCAGGCAGCGGCTCCAGTGGCGCACTCAAATTCCGATACCGCGCATCAGAAGGCGGAGGAAATCTCCCAGCAAATGACCGCGCTCGTGGTGTCCTTGCACGCAACGCTAGTGAAGTCGGATCTGCGCGACGAATACCACTCCTAA
- a CDS encoding bifunctional nuclease family protein, with protein MSDVSLEFHGIHQVGPEDDVCALLRWPEENRLIPVWISPIEGMQLAAVLDGHQPNRPTSHDLICEVLEGTGGVDAIEIANYHQGTFMVDIKAPNGEVYDSRLSDALAVSAYFNVPISAEADLLAQVSVYASDADVKEYFDLEISTPGAGDDVQTRESNDSSTSASGNAQADADFEAMMRSLGMEEKDFLSGDDDEKS; from the coding sequence ATGAGTGATGTATCCCTAGAGTTCCACGGTATCCACCAGGTCGGCCCCGAAGACGATGTGTGCGCTTTGCTGCGCTGGCCGGAAGAAAACCGCTTGATACCCGTGTGGATTTCTCCCATCGAGGGTATGCAACTGGCCGCAGTCTTGGACGGACACCAGCCAAACCGTCCCACCTCACACGATCTGATCTGCGAGGTACTAGAGGGCACTGGCGGGGTAGATGCGATTGAAATTGCCAATTACCACCAGGGAACCTTCATGGTAGATATCAAGGCTCCGAACGGAGAGGTTTATGACTCTCGGTTAAGTGACGCACTTGCTGTATCCGCATATTTCAACGTCCCTATTTCAGCCGAAGCAGATCTCCTTGCCCAGGTATCCGTATATGCCAGCGATGCGGATGTGAAAGAGTACTTCGACCTGGAAATTTCCACCCCCGGCGCCGGCGATGATGTGCAGACCAGAGAAAGCAATGATTCCTCGACCTCGGCGTCGGGAAATGCCCAGGCAGATGCAGATTTTGAAGCCATGATGAGGTCTTTGGGTATGGAGGAAAAGGACTTCCTATCGGGGGATGACGACGAAAAAAGTTAA
- a CDS encoding MerR family transcriptional regulator has product MSINEDPQSESTYVQESLFDVGPDEEVGYRVPIACQVAGITYRQLDYWARTNLVNPSIRTARGSGSQRLYSFKDVLVLKIVKRLLDTGISLQNIRLAVESLRDRGVNDLAELTLVSDGTTVYECRSNDEVIDLLAGGQGVFGIAVPGILKELSGTISSFPSERIEDFAEDNVVGLDELAARRKRKSS; this is encoded by the coding sequence GTGAGCATTAACGAGGACCCCCAGTCCGAATCGACCTACGTACAGGAATCGCTTTTTGACGTCGGACCCGACGAAGAGGTGGGCTACCGCGTTCCCATCGCTTGCCAAGTTGCCGGCATCACCTACCGCCAGCTGGACTATTGGGCTCGCACCAACCTGGTCAACCCTTCCATCCGCACGGCACGCGGCTCCGGCTCCCAGCGCCTGTACTCCTTCAAGGATGTGCTGGTACTCAAGATCGTGAAGCGCCTGCTGGATACCGGCATCTCCCTGCAGAATATCCGTTTGGCAGTTGAGTCCCTACGGGATCGGGGTGTGAATGATCTAGCAGAGCTGACCCTCGTATCCGACGGCACTACCGTTTATGAATGCCGTTCCAACGATGAGGTCATTGACTTGCTCGCCGGCGGCCAAGGCGTCTTCGGTATTGCAGTTCCGGGTATCTTGAAGGAACTGTCCGGCACCATTTCTTCCTTCCCTTCGGAGCGCATCGAAGACTTCGCCGAGGACAACGTGGTCGGCCTCGACGAGTTGGCTGCTCGTCGCAAGCGCAAGAGCTCCTAA
- a CDS encoding 3-methyladenine DNA glycosylase, producing MRILSPEEWSAQQHQHEKQATNRLERFRHPGSYHPVFDFLFEYYPVRPSHLKRWHPGVGTALAGTPPHAQWRDYHATPDGVTVDLASFLERRGDSVRYISNLLRRSATNPAHFDCFGLHEWAMVYHTDSPRHSLPLRLGADGTNRVVDEHSIKCSHYDAFRFFTPPARPLNLTVLHREDQPDNDQAGCVHVTMDLYKWAWKLGPLVPGELFLECLDLAIEARILDMEASPYDCRDWGLGVVPIETPEGKAECVSRQRTLAHKAEPLRDRLVAVIDQALAPLE from the coding sequence ATGCGCATCTTGAGCCCTGAGGAATGGAGTGCTCAACAGCATCAACACGAAAAGCAAGCCACCAACCGCTTGGAGCGCTTCCGACATCCTGGCAGCTACCACCCTGTTTTCGATTTTCTCTTTGAGTACTACCCCGTACGTCCTTCTCACCTTAAGCGCTGGCACCCAGGTGTAGGAACTGCACTTGCAGGCACTCCTCCACACGCCCAATGGCGGGATTACCACGCCACCCCAGACGGCGTTACCGTCGACCTCGCCAGCTTTCTAGAGCGTCGTGGTGACTCGGTTCGGTATATTTCTAATCTGCTTCGGCGTTCCGCTACCAATCCGGCCCACTTTGACTGCTTCGGTCTGCATGAATGGGCAATGGTCTACCACACGGATTCCCCGCGACATTCGCTGCCCTTACGGCTCGGTGCGGACGGCACCAACCGGGTTGTCGATGAGCATTCAATTAAGTGTTCTCACTATGATGCCTTCCGGTTCTTTACTCCTCCCGCTCGCCCTCTTAACCTCACTGTCCTGCATCGTGAGGATCAGCCCGACAATGACCAGGCAGGCTGCGTACACGTCACAATGGATTTATATAAGTGGGCCTGGAAGCTGGGACCACTAGTTCCAGGTGAACTTTTCCTTGAGTGCTTGGATCTGGCGATTGAAGCACGCATCCTTGACATGGAGGCATCTCCTTATGACTGCCGTGATTGGGGACTTGGCGTCGTGCCCATCGAAACACCTGAGGGCAAGGCCGAATGCGTCTCGAGGCAAAGAACGCTGGCGCACAAAGCTGAACCACTTCGAGACCGGCTTGTCGCAGTGATAGATCAGGCACTTGCCCCGCTAGAATGA